One region of Channa argus isolate prfri chromosome 20, Channa argus male v1.0, whole genome shotgun sequence genomic DNA includes:
- the si:dkey-21c1.4 gene encoding mitochondrial nucleoid-associated protein 1, which yields MTSEVCPFCGKTYKRLKSHLPYCKAAASSKTAPTQRDATAKETSSSQLATALSQTTPKGKKSIQTPSVSNNLQTKKSKTVCVMISEPSSLPTSATSPKSVNTASLSPSLRSASLPPPANKKRQKLVDQIKMANMLSASATVSLISSSPPIMSEPKNKSLHALKEAAKPKHISKGSLEGTRSAPEGLLSHLSASTTAQTKINSDINSVRDVGLLTNTKPREVPKNKRPKTKKSTESSSTTKTAPDSLDVNINETSTKPHAGDLMVDNEAVIYNVPESKTFLKSRSSHQAGITLQDVKATLRRAKAKSQSSRMSILSQLETVDEVSSLSPVIVPAERQRDGCVGTTNALSDVLLSSSSQHVELLSNKNRSWKSDHGSSVPLPDLQPKRTSPTAPLLSDRLSSQVSHTAACSHRVSTNDGLKPGHHMTALLSLSPLWFSSPHPFLLPPPVTGGTSRADEGSSAEKSQLDVVKHNPAHSQTGGALTKQRLGQVRLRELPEWLACKSPRNPRDVVEMVQRGWQWYHRRYIDVKKGGVGGLGMLLAGYCVLSYIWSYPRIKHERWRKYH from the exons ATGACTTCTG AGGTCTGCCCATTTTGTGGGAAAACTTACAAAAGGCTGAAGAGTCACCTGCCATATTGCAAGGCAGCAGCAAGCTCCAAGACTGCTCCAACCCAACGTGATGCAACAGCAAAAGAGACTTCATCCTCTCAGCTGGCTACAGCATTGTCGCAGACGACACCAAAAGGAAAGAAGTCTATCCAGACACCATCAGTGTCAAATAATCTGCAAACGAAGAAGAGTAAAACGGTGTGTGTGATGATTTCTGAACCATCATCATTACCAACATCAGCTACGTCTCCCAAGAGCGTTAATACTGCCTCTTTGTCACCGTCTCTCCGTTCTGCTTCACTTCCACCACCGGCTaacaagaaaagacagaagctgGTTGATCAAATTAAGATGGCCAACATGCTCTCTGCCTCTGCCACTGTCTCCCTCATCTCCTCTTCCCCTCCCATTATGTCTGAGCCTAAAAATAAGAGTCTCCATGCATTGAAAGAAGCGGCAAAGcccaaacacatttctaaaggGTCACTGGAAGGAACCAGATCTGCGCCAGAAGGCCTGCTTTCTCATCTGAGCGCCAGTACCACAGCACAGACCAAAATTAATTCAGACATAAACTCTGTAAGAGATGTCGGTCTATTAACAAACACCAAACCCAGAGAGGTCCCTAAAAATAAGAGGCCAAAGACTAAGAAGTCTACAGAATCTTCCTCTACAACCAAAACTGCACCTGACTCTCTGGATGTTAATATAAATGAAACCAGCACAAAACCCCATGCAGGAGACCTCATGGTGGATAACGAAGCTGTTATTTACAATGTACCTGAGAGTAAGACGTTCTTGAAATCAAGAAGTAGTCATCAAGCTGGGATCACCCTCCAGGATGTTAAAGCCACATTACGCCGAGCTAAAGCCAAGAGTCAGTCCAGCAGGATGAGCATCCTGAGCCAGCTTGAAACTGTAGATGAGGTAAGCAGCCTCAGTCCAGTAATAGTTCCAGCAGAGAGGCAAAGAGATGGCTGTGTAGGAACAACTAACGCGCTGTCAGACGTGCTGCTCAGCTCCAGTTCTCAACATGTAGAGCTACTGTCAAATAAGAACAGAAGTTGGAAGTCTGACCACGGATCTTCAGTCCCTCTGCCAGACCTTCAGCCCAAGCGAACCTCTCCtacagctcctctcctctctgaccGTTTGTCATCACAGGTGAGCCACACTGCGGCTTGTTCACATAGGGTCAGCACCAATGATGGGTTAAAGCCGGGCCATCACATGACAGCACTGCTCTCGCTGTCACCCCTTTGGTTTTCCAGCCCCCACCCTTTCCTGCTCCCACCACCTGTGACAGGGGGCACGTCAAGAGCTGATGAAGGATCGTCAGCAGAGAAGTCGCAGCTCGATGTAGTGAAACACAACCCTGCTCACAGTCAAACGGGAG GTGCTCTGACTAAGCAGCGACTTGGACAGGTGAGACTGAGGGAGTTACCTGAGTGGCTGGCCTGCAAATCTCCCAGAAATCCAAGAGATGTAGTGGAAATGGTGCAAAGAG GTTGGCAGTGGTATCACAGGAGATATATTGATGTGAAGAAAGGGGGTGTAGGGGGACTGGGCATGCTGTTGGCGGGATACTGTGTGCTCAGCTACATCTGGAGTTACCCTCGTATAA aaCATGAGCGCTGGAGGAAGTACCACTGA